Proteins from one Mus caroli chromosome 3, CAROLI_EIJ_v1.1, whole genome shotgun sequence genomic window:
- the Tigd4 gene encoding tigger transposable element-derived protein 4, which produces MAEASVDIGTQPVTVKKKKSLSIEEKIDIINAVESGKKKAEIAAEYGIKKNSLSSIMKNKDKVLEAFESLRFDPKRKRLRTAFYTDLEEALMRWYRIAQCLNVPVNGPMLRLKANDFAQKLGHNDFKCSNGWLDRFKSRYGLVFRAQPVEATGISIDPSTVWYQNVLPYYLNDYHPKNVFNVKETGLLYRMLPTNTFAFKGETCSVGKLCKDRITLALGTNMDGSEKLPLLTIGKNRAPRCFKGIKSLPVYYEANRTAWMTAAIFEQWMQKLDEKFQAQKRRVVIFVDSCPAHPEVKNLKSIELAFFPSCLSSGFAAMNQGVIKSLKIKYRHCLIKKFLSSVESSKEFTFSLLDAVDTLHLCWRAVTPETIVKSYEEAGFRSPKGENDTASADAAVALDLTAHAVGAGVEFLEGLSIEEYAALDEDLETCEATPKDGAEWAGESKQEETGLYTSDEEEEDSGALEVDLQAPSKKDALSAVGTLKRFLRSHDLNDELHGSLADLENFINALSPK; this is translated from the coding sequence ATGGCAGAAGCCTCTGTGGATATCGGGACTCAGCCTGTAAccgtgaagaaaaagaaaagcctgtcCATCGAGGAAAAGATTGACATCATAAATGCAGTGGAAAGTGGCAAGAAAAAGGCAGAGATTGCAGCTGAATATGGCATAAAGAAAAATTCATTGTCTTccattatgaaaaacaaagacaaagttctAGAAGCCTTTGAGTCTTTGAGGTTTGATCCGAAGAGAAAAAGACTGAGAACAGCGTTTTATACGGATCTAGAAGAGGCATTGATGAGGTGGTATCGGATTGCTCAGTGTCTAAACGTTCCAGTTAATGGTCCGATGTTGCGTCTAAAAGCTAATGATTTTGCGCAGAAGCTGGGACACAATGATTTTAAGTGCAGCAATGGTTGGCTGGATCGTTTTAAGTCCAGGTATGGCTTAGTATTCAGAGCACAACCCGTAGAAGCCACAGGTATATCTATAGACCCTTCCACTGTGTGGTACCAAAATGTGCTACCTTATTACTTAAATGATTATCAtcctaaaaatgttttcaatgtaAAAGAGACTGGGCTGCTTTATCGAATGTTACCTACAAATACTTTTGCATTCAAAGGGGAAACATGCTCAGTTGGAAAGTTGTGCAAAGACAGGATAACGCTGGCACTCGGTACAAATATGGATGGCTCTGAGAAGCTCCCTTTGCTGACCATCGGGAAAAACCGAGCTCCGCGTTGTTTCAAGGGCATAAAATCATTGCCTGTGTACTATGAAGCTAACAGAACGGCGTGGATGACGGCAGCCATATTCGAACAGTGGATGCAGAAGCTGGATGAGAAATTCCAAGCCCAGAAACGAAGAGTGGTGATTTTTGTTGACTCTTGCCCCGCACATCCAGAAGTGAAAAATCTAAAGTCCATTGAGTTAGCATTCTTCCCGTCATGCTTGTCTTCCGGGTTTGCAGCTATGAATCAAGGTGTTATCAAAAGCCTTAAAATCAAATATCGGCATTGTCTTATCAAGAAATTTTTAAGTTCAGTCGAAAGTAGCAAAGAGTTTACATTTTCTCTTCTAGATGCAGTTGATACATTGCATCTCTGCTGGAGAGCTGTAACTCCAGAGACCATTGTTAAAAGCTATGAAGAAGCAGGATTCAGGTCTCCAAAGGGAGAAAATGACACAGCCAGTGCAGATGCTGCTGTTGCTCTTGACCTGACTGCCCATGCAGTGGGGGCAGGAGTGGAGTTTCTTGAAGGCTTGTCCATAGAGGAATACGCTGCCCTGGATGAGGACCTGGAGACTTGTGAAGCCACCCCGAAAGATGGTGCCGAGTGGGCCGGAGAAAGTAAGCAAGAGGAAACTGGTCTTTATACTTccgatgaagaggaggaggacagcgGGGCGCTAGAAGTGGATCTGCAGGCACCATCCAAGAAGGACGCGCTCTCAGCTGTAGGCACTCTGAAAAGGTTTCTTAGAAGTCACGACCTGAATGATGAACTTCACGGTTCTTTAGCAGACCTTGAAAACTTTATTAACGCTTTGTCACCTAAGTAG